The DNA window CCTGAATCGGCCGCGCGAGGTGAAGACATTGCCGCGGTCATGGACGACCATCAGTGGCTTGTCCATGTACTCATTGGGCATGGCGAGCGCGTAGTCGTAGATCTTCAGCCGCAGCTCCATTGGCAGCTGAAGGAAGCGCGAACCATTGGGCTTGAAGGAGTGGTTCTCCACGGACATTTCGGTGGTTCTTGACTCCAGCACCGCAATTGAAAATAAACAAAGGGTAATGATCCTGAGCCTCAAGACGACTCTGAATGGCAATCACCAGGGTGATCTATCCCACCACGCGATGGCGAGCTGGATATCAAACgaatgagagagaaggggaaacAAAATTAGTAGATACTAAAAGGCTGGGTGTGAACGGTTTTCCAATTCCAATCTCCTCGAAGGATTCGACTGTTCAGGAGCTACTATATATGTTCAACCAGAAGGATCGACAGCCAACGCCCATCAACGCCGTGAGCACATGGACCTCCATCCTTTTCTTGCACATGGCGCTTGTTCTGCAGCATCGATTCCGTTAGCCACATGGCAGCGGTCCCTCCCTACACGCTAAAGTTCATTTGGATAAGCACCAACTTGGGGCCGCGGACGACGAAGCCAGCACCGGCGATGCACCATTGAAGACCGGCCCCTCACTGGGGCGGGCCATGAAGGCTCGAATACCCTGCCGGAGAAATTTGCTGATCATGCAAGTCAAATCCTGCGATGGAGGACGCGGCATATCTATGCTTGATTGGGTGCGCGGGAACCCAGGGGTGAGTGAAACTACTGGCGTGGGCAGCAGACGTCGGTCTGATTGAGGATAGCCCGGCAATCCTTTGTGTCCTTTATCTTCCACGACGTTGGAAGATCGGCACCTGCTTGCCACCTGCTGTGTTTTACCACATGGCCAATTAGTGGTGGTCGTGCCCACGGGTGCCCTAGCTAGGGCCGCGCTTGTTCTGCCGTGGAAATAGATATGCAGCATAAAAGGGGGCATTGGGTAATGGTCTGATAGTGGTGGCCGCGTGAATAACTCCAGTGGAGTATATTTCCCCCTCCCTTCATACTCAACACAGTCAAGGAAAACCGGATGCAGTACATTAGTCTCTTGCCCAATTAATAAGGGAGCATCGCCTAATAATCCCGCTGTCATTAGCGGACGCCCGCCGCAACGGTTCGACAGAGGGTCGAGGCCGGCCAAATTGGGGCGAAAACACCAGGGGACCGCTTCCTGCAACTCCACCATTACCACGCGAAAGGCCTGAATGGACCTGTCCTGGCGGCGATCTAATCTTGGGGTTCGAATCCTTCGCCGATGGTGTTTCGTACCTATCGAGTGATTAACACCTCGGTCTGGCCTGGACCACCAGGCTAAGACCCGGCGCAAGGGTGAAGGAAGATGAGCAAGCATATCACGTAGGTATGTGTGATAGTCGAGCGCTAACATCTCCGCACGATATGCAGTAGCATAATGAGTTGTCCCAACGGGGAAACACCGGACAGGATCGATAGGATTCAACGAGGGATTCCGTTCGCTGTAGGAAACGGCAGCCGGTGGAGAATTACCCCTCCGTGTCCGCTCATTGTTGATGCGAATCAAGACAAAATAAAACGAAATGGATACACCTTCCTGGGATCATCGTGCAGATGTATGTATCAAGGGTTCTACAACCTGAGTGCCGTTTCGGGGCACTTCCCTACTGGGAAACGATATACCCTCCCAAACAACCCTTGTTGTTCTACCTACTCCGGTCCACTAACTACTGCATGCACCGATGGAGTCCCGCCGTTCAAGTCTTGTAAACACCGAGAGACCACGCTGCCCGCAGCACGGCTAATCCCCAGGCCATGCCGACGCTATCCCACAGCACGTTCAGCTTGCTCCCCTTGACCTCTCGCCAGCCCACGGGCACCTCGGCCACAGGAATGTGCGCGAACTCggccagcatcagcatcTCCACGTCGAAGATCCAGCCCTCGGAGTGCATATATGGCACGATATATGGCAGGGCAGGCCGCGAGAACAGCTTGAACCCGCACTGCGTGTCCTTGATCATGGCGGTCTGAGGCGGCGTCATAAGCCACAGGATCAGATGGAAGGAATGCATGAGGAAATTGCGAAGCTTGGAACGCTATATTTCAGCCGATGTCAGCTCCTCCTAGTTCGATCTGCTTTTTCCTTCGTCCGGGGTCTTTCTTGTTCTTACCTTCACCACTGCCTCACTGCCCACCATGTGCGCCCGCGACCCGACAGCCACGCCACGGCCCTCTGCATCCTCGATCCCCTGACACGCCGTGACGAGCTTCCCAAGATCGGTGAACTTGCTGGCCCCATCCGCATCGGCAAATACGACGTACCGACCTCGAACATGCCGCATTCCATGCGTGACGGCGCCGCCCTTGCCCCGATTGTGCGTGAGATTGACCATGCGAATGGTTCCAGGCGGGATCGGGACACCCTCTTGCGCCTGGGGAGTCCACGGCCCCGCATAGCCCTTGGGATGCAGTGATAACTGATGGTCGCGCGCGAACCCAAAGGCCACATCCTCCGTATGATCCGTAGACCCATCGGAGACAATCAGGATCTCCCAACCCCGATCCGCCACCGCGTCCGTGGCGTGACCGTTGGTGGCATGTCCATTCGTGGCATGTCCGTTCGACTTGCGTTTCCGCATCGATCGCGTTGCTACAGCGCCCGCGCTGCTGTCTTTTTCACTGGCTAGCTTCCCGTACATATGTTCTAGGTAGTCCACAGCCTCTTCCAGCATGCCCGTCAGGCGATCTTCCTCGTTGTAAGCCGGGACCACCACCGACACGAACAGCTCGGCGGGTTCCATCGCGCTGCGGTCGGCTTGCGcgtgtttttgtttttcggCGTCTAGTGCTTTGACCCAGCATGGTAGCGATTGTGGTTCGGTGACGGCTCCATCTTTCGCGAGGGTCGTGTACTTTTCCTCCTCTGGTAGGGGCTTTCGGGGAACGGGTGCGACGAAGGatagaaagagaaagaactGTTTTCCAAACCGACGAGGGAGCAGTTAGCGACCTGCAAGAGACAGACGACACGAGTAGCCGGAAATGGGCTTACCAGGGCAAATAGTCCCAGAGCTGTCGCTGAGAGTGCCGCTAGTAGGATATGGGCTGGCACGTCGGACACGAGCTGGGCGCATTGGTGGCAGACAGCCCAGGAGCTCtccatggtggatgtgggCCAAGCGATGGAGACCGGCGAGAGATAAAGAATGCCCCGATAGAAAGAGCGTGCTTAGTGATAAGTTAGGGAACCGCCATGAAGAATCATGAAGGAGCGAAGCAGAGAGGGGAAAGTTGGGGAAGGGGGAATGTTGACAATCGCCAGCTTGGCCTTACCGGTTAATGCGCAATGCAACTCCACTGAGTGGAGAGCCGGGGTTAGGTGGTATTTCTTCCGTAGTCGCTTTGATACTGTTTACTGTGGTTTAGACCTCCTAATGGACTAATAGGGAGGGATTGGTTTCGTGTTCCGGTGGACGCtggatatatatatttctcgTGGTACACTCACCATGGGCTCACCTAGACAGTAGTGGGTCTATATATCCGTGAGAGCAGCATGAAAGAACTAGATCCATAAACAATAAATCGAACTACATCCGTTCACTTCAATTCCCATTACTCACCTCGGAGTCGACATCCGAACAGGTCGTGGAATGAACGCCCCCGACAAAGCGAAATGTGGCTGAGCCATACCTCGACAGTTGCCCACGCCTCGACAATCTCCCTGCTCACGCTGCGCCTCTCAGCCACGTCAGATCCCCAATGTCAGCCACCCGTCCTCAATTGTAACGCATGCAAATACCGGTGTGATCCACTGTAGGGCTGGTGTGTGTCTTCTCCCCGGGGACGACTTGCTTGCTCTCCACAGCGACCACCGCAGCCATGTCCGAGGCTCCAGCACCAGCGGCTCTCAAGCCGggcatcctcgtcatcacaCTCCACGAAGCCCGGGGCCTCTCACTGCCTGGACAATACCACAACCCCTCTCTTCTCGACCGGACTCGCCGCTTGTTAACTCATGGCAGCCAGGGAACGCCCTCCCTGCGGGACCGCGAGTTTGCCCGATACATGCCGTACGCTCTGGTGGATTTCGAAAAGGTCCAAGTATTCATCAACTCCGTCGATGGAACCCGCGAGAACCCACTCTGGGCCGGCTCCAACACGCAGTATAAATTCGACGTGTCGCGCGCCGCCGAGCTCACCGTGCATGTTTTCATCCGGAACCCCAGCGCGTCTCGAGGAACGGGACGAACACAGGACATCTGTCTCGGGGTCGTTCGCCTCCAACCACGATTTGACACGCGGGGTGATAATGGATCGAGGAGTGCGGGATACAGTGGAGTGGAGTGGGTCGATATGCAACAGGGAACAGgcaagctccagctcggcgtcgAGTACGTGGAGAACCAACCTGGCAAGCTGAGCATCGACAACTTCGACCTGCTCAAGGTGGTGGGAAAAGGTAGCTTCGGCAAGGTCATGCAAGTGCGCAAGATAGATACCAACCGCATCTACGCGCTCAAGACCATCCGCAAAGCCAAGATCATCTCCCAGCGCGAAGTTCTCCACACTCTCGCCGAACGGTCTGCGCTGGCGCAGATCAACAACCCGTTCATCGTGCCGCTCAAGTTCACCTTCCAATCTCCCGAGAAACTATACTTTGTGCTGGCCTTTGTGAACGGCGGAGAGCTGTTCCATCATCTCTCGCAGGAAGGCCGCTTCGACATCAACCGCGCTCGCTTCTAcatcgccgagctcctctGCGCACTCGAATGCCTGCACGGCTTCAACGTGATCTACCGTGATCTCAAACCTGAGAACATCCTGCTGGACTATCAAGGCCATATCGCACTATGCGATTTCGGGCTCTGCAAGCTCGAAATGAAAGACGAAGACAGCACGAATACATTCTGCGGCACACCGGAGTATCTCGCACCGGAACTCCTTATCGGAAAGGGGTACAACAAAACGGTGGACTGGTGGACGCTCGGCGTGCTGCTATACGAAATGCTCACGGGCCTACCACCCTTCTACGATGAGAACATCAACGAGATGTACCGCAAGATCCTAATGGAGCCACTCTCTTTCCCCGGCTCGGACGTCGTCCCACCCGTGGCCAAGGATCTGCTCACCAAACTGCTTAATCGCGATCCAACCAACCGACTCGGGGCCAACGGCGCGCCGGAAATAAAAGCACATCCGTTCTTCCATGCCATTGACTGGAGAAAGCTGCTGCAGCGGAAATACGAACCGACCTTCAAACCGAACGTGGTACGCACGCAacccttttccttcccctATACAATAAACATATCCAAGACCAGAGATATGCAAGCTAACACTGTACACAGGCCAGTCCCATCGACACAGACAATTTTGAATCTATTTTCGTCGACGAGCCCGCGCAGGACTCGTGGAATGACGATCCCATTCTCTCCCAGACCCAGCAGGGTCACTTTGTTGGCTTCAGCTTTCGTCAGCCCGTTGCCGGGCTGAATGCTGCGGGTGGGAGTATTCAGGATCCAGCCTTTATCCGTGGCTCGCAGTGAAGGGACTGGCAAGGGTTAGTTGGTTGTAGCATTTTTGCTACTTGAGTAATGGATACTGTGGTGTTTATGAGCGAGTCACCATTTGCGGACACTGAGAAGTATTTTAGAAGCATGATTCAAGGTCGGATCTCAGATTTACAACTAGAATCTGAGGAACTATGAAATTGACGCCAGAAATGGCCGCCTTTCCACGCGTAACAATCTCGCAGAACCTTGGGTTCATCCTTTTCGAGAGCTAACTTAGACAACCAGCCGATGAACATAAGCCCCCTATGTGGAAAGAATGTGTTCCACCGCCTATAATTCTACAAAAAAAAGGACGGAATACAGATCCTCACATTCGTCTCCGCCCATCACTGCCACCGCTCCAGAGAACCGAGCGCGTTAGTATGTTCGTAAATTGGGACGGAAACATTATCCCGAAAGAGGCTCCATATGTCCTCCGTGTTTTCTCATATATTGCGAGAAAAGTGGTCAAGACCAAAACGTTGAAACTATTGTCATACGATACGTAGAGTTCGACAATGGCGCATTTCTCAGCGGTAGAGGTCGGTGTATGAACGACTGCTATGACGAGACCTGTGTTATCCACTAGTTTCAAACTCGGACTGGTTGTCCACAAGAACGAACGCTGGACCGAAGTATTTGGGCACGCGGCGCCGTTCTCGTCTAGCAGCGGCACAGCACACGTAAAGCGGCGATCGGGCGTCATTTTCGTATGTTGGATCGACTGCTTTACTCCTGGCTCGCGGAATACGCGAACGTCGTAGCTATCGCTACTTTCCACGATAATGCAATGTGCCACGTCTGAGCCTGGCACCTTGTTCCGGACGAGCAAGTCCGGCGTCCGTATAGTCCGTGTCTCAACGCAGAGTATGGCCTCAATGTCTTCTAGGCTGACCACGTAGCCTCCGAACGTAGAGCGGTAGATGTGGTAGCTAGCTGACCTGGCTCGTTGCGCAGCGACTTGGCTTGTAGATGAGCTTACGGCTAGTGGATTTGGGTCTTCAGCTTGGTATGCCGGCGGGGGATCTTCAT is part of the Penicillium psychrofluorescens genome assembly, chromosome: 4 genome and encodes:
- a CDS encoding uncharacterized protein (ID:PFLUO_006262-T1.cds;~source:funannotate) — translated: MESSWAVCHQCAQLVSDVPAHILLAALSATALGLFALFFLFLSFVAPVPRKPLPEEEKYTTLAKDGAVTEPQSLPCWVKALDAEKQKHAQADRSAMEPAELFVSVVVPAYNEEDRLTGMLEEAVDYLEHMYGKLASEKDSSAGAVATRSMRKRKSNGHATNGHATNGHATDAVADRGWEILIVSDGSTDHTEDVAFGFARDHQLSLHPKGYAGPWTPQAQEGVPIPPGTIRMVNLTHNRGKGGAVTHGMRHVRGRYVVFADADGASKFTDLGKLVTACQGIEDAEGRGVAVGSRAHMVGSEAVVKRSKLRNFLMHSFHLILWLMTPPQTAMIKDTQCGFKLFSRPALPYIVPYMHSEGWIFDVEMLMLAEFAHIPVAEVPVGWREVKGSKLNVLWDSVGMAWGLAVLRAAWSLGVYKT
- a CDS encoding uncharacterized protein (ID:PFLUO_006263-T1.cds;~source:funannotate), whose protein sequence is MSEAPAPAALKPGILVITLHEARGLSLPGQYHNPSLLDRTRRLLTHGSQGTPSLRDREFARYMPYALVDFEKVQVFINSVDGTRENPLWAGSNTQYKFDVSRAAELTVHVFIRNPSASRGTGRTQDICLGVVRLQPRFDTRGDNGSRSAGYSGVEWVDMQQGTGKLQLGVEYVENQPGKLSIDNFDLLKVVGKGSFGKVMQVRKIDTNRIYALKTIRKAKIISQREVLHTLAERSALAQINNPFIVPLKFTFQSPEKLYFVLAFVNGGELFHHLSQEGRFDINRARFYIAELLCALECLHGFNVIYRDLKPENILLDYQGHIALCDFGLCKLEMKDEDSTNTFCGTPEYLAPELLIGKGYNKTVDWWTLGVLLYEMLTGLPPFYDENINEMYRKILMEPLSFPGSDVVPPVAKDLLTKLLNRDPTNRLGANGAPEIKAHPFFHAIDWRKLLQRKYEPTFKPNVASPIDTDNFESIFVDEPAQDSWNDDPILSQTQQGHFVGFSFRQPVAGLNAAGGSIQDPAFIRGSQ